One window of the Planktothrix sp. FACHB-1365 genome contains the following:
- a CDS encoding DUF1800 domain-containing protein translates to MSDPKLFHLINRLSFGITPGQLQQIQQMGIETYIKTQLQPQTISYPANLNDRLNPLNTLVWQPGEVILAEKQTVEQAQKLGLDNKSMNKIKQSFNQKIMQQAKRGRLLRAFASPRQLEEVMVEFWYNHFNVFAAKDNFTRQFFSSYEQHAIRPHALGKFRQLLGATAKHPAMLVYLDNWRNTAPGSPGAKGQFQGLNENYARELLELHTLGVNGGYTQNDIIALAKILTGWGLFQPLEKTSTKAGFYFEESRHDFTNKVFLGYSIKGSGINEGEEALNILARHPSTAQHISYKLAQNFVSDNPSDSLVKKLSQTFLDSDGNIATVLQTLFKSDEFWQPNIYQTKFKTPYRYLVSIMRVVGTVTNFEPLDGILNQLGMPLYGCPSPDGYKNIQSAWLNPDAMVRRSSLSVPLSRGLLDDGKPIDAEFLASTLENNFSPQTRSVLEKTDPNLRGALILGSPEFMMY, encoded by the coding sequence ATGAGCGATCCTAAACTTTTTCATCTGATCAACCGCCTAAGTTTTGGAATTACCCCTGGACAACTTCAACAGATACAACAGATGGGGATTGAAACTTATATTAAGACTCAACTTCAGCCCCAAACGATTTCCTATCCAGCCAATTTAAACGATAGATTGAACCCTTTAAATACATTAGTTTGGCAACCCGGTGAGGTGATTTTAGCAGAAAAACAAACCGTAGAACAAGCCCAAAAACTCGGTTTAGATAACAAATCGATGAACAAAATTAAGCAAAGTTTTAATCAAAAAATTATGCAGCAAGCGAAACGCGGACGTTTGTTAAGAGCCTTTGCAAGTCCGCGTCAATTGGAAGAAGTGATGGTTGAGTTTTGGTATAACCATTTTAATGTATTTGCAGCAAAAGATAACTTTACCCGACAGTTTTTTAGTTCTTATGAACAACACGCCATTCGACCCCATGCTTTAGGAAAATTTAGACAATTATTAGGGGCTACCGCTAAACATCCAGCGATGTTAGTTTATTTAGATAATTGGCGAAATACTGCACCCGGAAGTCCAGGTGCAAAAGGGCAATTTCAAGGCTTAAATGAAAATTATGCTCGTGAATTATTAGAGTTACATACGTTAGGAGTCAATGGAGGTTACACTCAAAACGATATTATTGCGTTAGCGAAGATTTTAACAGGCTGGGGACTCTTCCAACCCCTTGAAAAAACCTCAACCAAAGCCGGATTTTATTTTGAAGAATCTCGTCATGATTTTACTAATAAAGTGTTTTTAGGCTATTCGATTAAAGGAAGTGGTATTAATGAAGGAGAAGAAGCTCTCAATATTCTAGCACGACATCCTTCTACGGCTCAACATATTAGTTATAAATTAGCTCAAAATTTTGTCAGTGATAATCCCTCTGATTCTCTAGTTAAAAAACTATCCCAAACGTTTTTAGATAGTGATGGAAATATTGCAACTGTTCTCCAAACTTTATTTAAAAGTGACGAATTTTGGCAGCCTAATATTTATCAGACTAAATTTAAAACTCCTTATCGATATCTGGTTTCTATTATGCGAGTAGTTGGAACTGTCACCAATTTTGAACCCTTAGATGGTATCCTCAATCAATTAGGAATGCCTTTATATGGTTGTCCGTCTCCTGATGGCTATAAAAACATTCAATCTGCTTGGTTAAATCCTGATGCAATGGTGCGTCGGAGTAGTTTATCTGTTCCGTTATCCAGAGGATTATTAGACGATGGAAAACCCATTGATGCAGAATTTTTAGCTTCTACATTAGAGAATAATTTCTCACCTCAAACTCGTTCTGTTTTAGAAAAAACTGACCCGAATTTAAGAGGTGCATTAATTTTAGGAAGTCCTGAATTTATGATGTATTAA
- a CDS encoding Uma2 family endonuclease, giving the protein MIQTLEQVRWTIHDLEGLPENDWIRYEILDGELCMTRSPHRRHQQTCGKIFSQLDMWSESNNLGVTIFAPGLIFSEFDSVIPDVVWVTHERLEQIEDEAGHLTGAPELIIEVLSPGKQNERRDKQAKLKLYSITGVQEYWIVNYFTKQVEIYRREQAQLVQVATLLETDEITSPLLPGFSAVVRLFFP; this is encoded by the coding sequence ATGATTCAAACCCTAGAACAAGTACGCTGGACAATTCACGATTTAGAAGGACTACCGGAAAATGACTGGATACGTTATGAAATTCTCGATGGAGAACTATGTATGACTCGCTCTCCCCATCGCCGCCATCAACAGACTTGTGGTAAAATTTTTAGTCAACTAGATATGTGGTCAGAGTCGAATAATTTAGGTGTAACAATTTTCGCTCCAGGTTTAATTTTTTCCGAATTTGATAGCGTTATTCCTGATGTCGTTTGGGTCACTCATGAACGACTTGAACAAATTGAAGATGAAGCCGGACATTTAACAGGTGCACCTGAATTAATTATTGAGGTTTTATCCCCCGGAAAACAAAATGAACGCCGAGATAAACAAGCTAAATTAAAACTTTATTCTATTACTGGAGTTCAAGAATATTGGATTGTTAATTATTTTACTAAACAAGTGGAAATTTATCGTCGAGAACAAGCACAATTAGTTCAAGTTGCAACTTTATTAGAAACAGACGAAATTACATCGCCGTTATTACCAGGATTTAGTGCTGTTGTTCGGTTATTTTTTCCTTAA
- a CDS encoding calcium-binding protein has translation MVISQPLTPSDLLSGLFLLTENADTVEIAPGVLGVNPVAISKYPNGLAALGGNDSVRGSIDSEQMAGNQGQDTLDGQGGNDTLRGGQELDILYGGAGNDVLNGNLGDDYLYGNEGNDFLRGGQGDDALVGEAGNDTLIGDLGVDRLWGGEGADVFVLRTNTATPPPLDCGCGGLDNLDTITSDFILDYNAAQGDVIGLTGGLTVNDIVLTQQTLTYGDLRDYQSSGPFPPDQIRTLDFQIETASVTVITIANTGNILGLVKGVAPTQLQFVSVENNILGQG, from the coding sequence ATGGTAATTTCCCAACCCCTAACCCCATCTGATCTGTTATCGGGATTATTTTTATTAACGGAAAATGCCGATACCGTTGAAATTGCACCGGGGGTCTTAGGGGTTAATCCTGTCGCTATCTCCAAATATCCTAACGGGTTAGCCGCTTTAGGTGGAAATGATTCTGTTCGAGGGTCTATAGACTCAGAACAAATGGCTGGAAATCAAGGTCAAGATACCCTCGATGGCCAAGGGGGAAATGATACCCTGCGGGGAGGTCAAGAGTTGGATATCCTGTATGGCGGTGCGGGTAATGACGTACTTAACGGTAATTTAGGGGATGATTATCTCTATGGAAATGAAGGGAATGATTTCCTGCGAGGGGGTCAAGGAGACGATGCGTTAGTCGGAGAAGCCGGAAATGATACCCTCATCGGTGATTTGGGGGTTGACCGTCTCTGGGGAGGTGAAGGTGCAGATGTGTTTGTTTTGCGTACCAATACCGCGACCCCGCCACCGTTAGACTGTGGTTGTGGTGGACTGGACAATCTGGACACGATTACGTCTGACTTTATTCTCGATTACAATGCAGCCCAAGGCGATGTCATTGGGTTAACGGGGGGGTTAACGGTTAATGATATTGTCTTAACCCAACAAACTCTAACCTATGGGGATTTGCGAGATTATCAAAGTAGTGGCCCCTTCCCGCCAGACCAGATCAGAACCCTAGATTTTCAAATTGAAACAGCATCCGTAACGGTGATTACAATAGCCAATACGGGAAATATTTTAGGGTTAGTTAAAGGGGTTGCACCTACACAACTTCAGTTTGTCTCCGTTGAGAATAATATTCTCGGACAAGGATAA
- a CDS encoding pentapeptide repeat-containing protein — protein sequence MKILSTAIFGAATVLLLGFGVTTPAYSQNSQDLKQLLETRFCQGCDLRGANLNGAHLIGVDLRDANLAGANLANANLEGADLKGANLKEANLEGAFLNQVEFNDANLSGANLTHANLVQAQLDGANLLNADLTGSEFAIPTLQSAELPRGFANDLGTPEMSAGNNSRLTFPVGGPELDEPFEYSQEYLNQTVNPTLNPSQPIDSDPFLRQTTTFNDGMRGDVNPSGAGVLKLDF from the coding sequence ATGAAAATCCTATCCACAGCAATATTTGGAGCAGCCACAGTGCTTCTACTCGGTTTTGGAGTCACGACTCCAGCCTATTCACAAAACTCTCAGGATCTAAAACAATTATTAGAAACCCGGTTTTGTCAAGGGTGTGATTTGAGAGGAGCTAATTTAAACGGTGCTCATTTGATTGGTGTAGATTTACGAGATGCTAATCTCGCAGGTGCAAATTTAGCCAATGCGAATTTAGAAGGTGCAGACTTAAAAGGTGCAAATCTTAAGGAAGCGAATTTAGAAGGTGCATTTTTAAATCAAGTTGAATTTAATGATGCTAACCTTAGTGGGGCTAATTTAACCCATGCAAATTTAGTTCAAGCTCAATTAGACGGTGCAAATCTTTTGAATGCAGATTTAACCGGATCTGAATTTGCAATTCCTACCCTACAAAGTGCTGAACTTCCGAGAGGTTTCGCCAATGATTTAGGAACACCTGAAATGAGTGCAGGGAATAATTCTCGGTTAACTTTCCCTGTAGGGGGGCCAGAATTGGATGAACCTTTTGAATATAGTCAAGAATATCTGAATCAAACGGTTAATCCTACTTTAAACCCATCACAGCCGATTGATTCTGATCCTTTTTTACGCCAAACAACCACCTTTAATGATGGCATGAGAGGAGATGTGAATCCATCAGGAGCAGGGGTGTTAAAACTTGATTTTTAG
- a CDS encoding CHAT domain-containing protein has product MSPSETPCLSIAIAGMSTSVANHFATWVVQSPDWNGYVHHDSSWPEPLSQTWQAWLELFSPHSIPNRLCSPPTNNLALIATSDSGRQLSYSTRLMQQLGINLWQWLFQGSIQASLHRSQGIAIGQDQPLRIRLDLRDADLIPIPWETMQPQAGQPAISLSQNLWFSRTTFDVNPLPQRLAAQGLNILLILGENQIDNNAVEQASCLLKLKLEEEAISLSKAFEQCSIDPHGNQIDPHVSCGIKTLIQPTVEDLIAELETDRYNVLFYAGHGVPAPDGGLLFLRPDTTVNGTELAQVLVRCGIVLAVFNTCWSAQPAVEAVSTASNSLFQAIPSSSLAKVLIHHGVPAVLGMRDSITDAEALSFIQAFARALGERLPVDQAVAVARQQLLALYKFNQPAWTLPILYMHPEFDGVLVQPLEQIKTEMPNTAVTGFGVIPRAWLRLMSSVGNTPVQAWPVDTGLVRVGRGEGNDVIVSEQWVSSKHAEIFCRHSSDGKTQPNYFLRDFSRYGTLVFNAQQWQRIHHQEIPLISGMQLKFGSSQGQMLEFIIEAQYQQ; this is encoded by the coding sequence ATGTCGCCGTCAGAAACTCCTTGCTTAAGTATTGCCATCGCCGGAATGAGTACCTCCGTTGCTAATCATTTTGCAACTTGGGTGGTACAATCTCCTGATTGGAATGGATATGTTCACCACGATAGTAGCTGGCCAGAGCCCCTTTCCCAAACCTGGCAAGCTTGGCTAGAACTATTCTCACCCCATAGTATTCCCAATCGTCTATGTTCTCCACCAACTAACAATTTAGCCTTAATTGCCACCTCTGATTCAGGGCGACAATTGAGTTATAGTACCCGTTTAATGCAACAATTGGGAATTAATCTCTGGCAATGGTTATTTCAGGGGTCAATTCAAGCCAGTTTACATCGAAGTCAAGGCATTGCGATCGGACAGGATCAACCGTTACGAATTCGTTTAGATTTAAGAGATGCTGATTTAATTCCCATTCCTTGGGAAACAATGCAACCCCAAGCTGGTCAACCTGCCATTTCCCTGAGTCAAAATCTGTGGTTTAGTCGCACCACCTTTGATGTTAACCCTCTGCCTCAACGGTTAGCAGCCCAAGGGTTGAATATTTTATTAATCTTAGGAGAAAATCAAATTGACAATAATGCTGTGGAACAGGCATCTTGCCTGTTAAAACTAAAACTAGAAGAAGAAGCGATCTCATTAAGCAAAGCCTTTGAACAGTGTAGTATTGATCCTCACGGAAATCAAATCGATCCCCATGTTTCCTGTGGCATCAAAACCTTAATTCAACCTACTGTTGAAGACTTAATTGCCGAGTTAGAAACCGATCGCTATAACGTTTTATTTTATGCCGGACATGGGGTTCCTGCCCCCGATGGCGGGTTATTATTTTTGCGTCCTGATACCACTGTTAATGGTACAGAACTCGCCCAGGTCTTAGTTCGATGTGGCATTGTTTTAGCGGTGTTTAATACCTGTTGGAGTGCTCAACCTGCGGTGGAAGCCGTATCAACTGCGTCTAATTCCCTATTTCAAGCGATTCCCAGTAGTAGTTTAGCAAAGGTTTTAATCCATCATGGAGTTCCGGCGGTGTTGGGAATGCGGGACTCCATTACTGACGCAGAGGCGTTAAGCTTTATTCAAGCCTTTGCCAGAGCGTTAGGAGAACGGCTTCCGGTAGATCAAGCGGTTGCGGTAGCGCGTCAGCAGTTGTTAGCTTTATATAAATTCAATCAACCCGCCTGGACGTTACCGATATTGTATATGCACCCGGAATTTGACGGGGTGTTAGTCCAGCCGTTAGAACAAATTAAGACAGAAATGCCAAATACGGCGGTAACGGGGTTTGGGGTTATTCCTAGAGCGTGGTTACGGTTAATGAGTTCGGTGGGAAATACCCCGGTACAAGCTTGGCCCGTTGATACGGGGTTAGTCCGGGTGGGACGTGGGGAAGGAAATGATGTGATTGTTTCTGAACAGTGGGTTTCTTCCAAACACGCTGAAATTTTTTGTCGTCATAGCTCGGATGGAAAAACACAACCGAATTATTTTTTAAGGGATTTTTCCCGTTATGGAACGTTAGTTTTTAATGCTCAACAATGGCAACGAATTCATCATCAAGAAATCCCATTAATATCAGGAATGCAGTTAAAATTTGGCAGTTCTCAAGGTCAAATGTTAGAGTTTATTATTGAAGCTCAATATCAGCAATAG
- the gor gene encoding glutathione-disulfide reductase has translation MSYDYDLFVIGAGSGGLASSKRAASYGAKVAIAEHDLVGGTCVIRGCVPKKLMVYASQFSDMYQYAQGYGWAVGARSPRPKFNWNKLITAVDTEVRRLSQLHISFLEKAGVELISGYAKFIDAHTLEVGEKTITADKILIAVGGEAVKPNIPGIEHSITSREMFLLAEQPKRFAVWGGGYIGVEFANILKGLGSEVTQIIRRDLILHGFDEDIRSNIQAGMANHGIQFLTHTIIEKIEKTEAGLQLFFNEDDTEPLTVDALLCATGRKPNLAGLMLENAEVEVNGKGAIQVSLDSRTNQPNIFAVGDCTDRMNLTPVAIAEGRAFADTEFGHQPRFITHENIATAVFSNPEGATVGLTETQARIKFGDNIKCYTARFRPMFHSFTGSDEKVFIKLVVEINTDRVLGAHMVGKDAAELIQGIAIAVSMGATKKDFDNTMGIHPTSGEEFVTLR, from the coding sequence ATGAGTTATGATTATGATTTGTTTGTGATTGGTGCAGGTTCGGGTGGATTAGCTTCTTCAAAACGGGCGGCATCCTATGGGGCAAAAGTTGCGATCGCAGAACATGATTTAGTCGGTGGGACTTGTGTAATTCGCGGTTGTGTACCTAAAAAATTGATGGTTTATGCGTCTCAATTTTCCGATATGTACCAATATGCTCAAGGTTATGGATGGGCGGTAGGGGCGAGGTCTCCTCGCCCTAAATTTAATTGGAATAAATTAATTACAGCCGTTGATACAGAAGTTAGACGCTTAAGTCAACTGCATATTAGTTTTTTGGAAAAAGCTGGAGTTGAATTAATTTCTGGCTATGCTAAATTTATTGATGCTCATACCCTAGAAGTGGGCGAGAAAACCATCACAGCCGATAAAATTTTAATTGCGGTGGGTGGAGAAGCCGTTAAACCCAATATTCCCGGAATTGAACATAGTATTACCTCCCGTGAAATGTTTTTACTTGCTGAACAACCGAAACGGTTTGCAGTTTGGGGAGGGGGTTATATTGGGGTTGAATTTGCTAATATTCTTAAAGGATTAGGCAGTGAAGTTACCCAAATTATTCGCCGAGATTTAATTTTACATGGCTTTGATGAAGATATTCGCAGCAATATTCAAGCGGGAATGGCTAATCATGGTATTCAATTTTTGACTCACACAATAATTGAAAAAATTGAAAAAACCGAAGCCGGATTACAGTTGTTTTTTAACGAGGATGACACAGAACCTTTAACGGTTGATGCGCTGCTTTGTGCGACAGGTCGTAAACCGAATTTAGCGGGATTAATGTTAGAAAATGCTGAAGTTGAAGTGAATGGGAAAGGAGCCATTCAAGTCAGTCTTGATAGTCGGACAAATCAACCTAATATTTTTGCAGTGGGAGATTGTACTGACCGGATGAATTTAACCCCCGTTGCGATCGCTGAAGGACGAGCATTTGCAGATACAGAATTCGGTCATCAACCTCGATTTATTACCCATGAAAATATTGCAACGGCTGTATTTTCTAATCCTGAAGGAGCAACGGTTGGATTAACAGAAACCCAAGCCCGGATAAAATTTGGCGATAATATTAAATGTTATACCGCTCGGTTTCGTCCGATGTTTCATAGTTTCACCGGATCAGACGAAAAAGTGTTTATAAAATTAGTGGTTGAAATTAATACGGATCGAGTTTTAGGGGCTCACATGGTGGGAAAAGATGCAGCAGAATTAATTCAAGGAATTGCGATCGCTGTTAGTATGGGAGCCACTAAAAAAGACTTTGATAACACAATGGGAATTCACCCCACCAGTGGCGAAGAATTCGTTACCCTCAGATAA
- a CDS encoding DNA cytosine methyltransferase, which produces MKNFIDLFSGAGGMSCGLEMVGMNCLLGIDFDQSSLKTFQANHRTSQTILGDLREITVELIQEKIGNQTIDLICGGPPCQGFSTIGTNDKQDHRNFLFFEFLRMVKAFKPNFIILENVTGLLSKRNESTLALIINSFNQLGYTVDVKVLSAHHYGVPQARRRTILLGNRFGVNNIYPEKKFKDSEKDPDSLPLPHTVEWAFNTLLEFEGQTFNHDLKTAEIKNELERKRIHYIPEGQGIRYERDQLAYLPPSLWYDIDWKNIREERFRETKLKRLARYSHSGTINTNKTTYYHPTEDRYLTPREAAAIQSFPSNYIFYGTLSQQWRQIGNAVPPLLAASVGEAILKLDNLKNILEKCYSISDFKTVRSDAFNYRFKEKITEQQH; this is translated from the coding sequence ATGAAGAATTTTATCGATTTATTTTCTGGCGCAGGGGGAATGTCCTGTGGGTTAGAAATGGTAGGAATGAACTGTTTATTAGGAATTGATTTTGATCAATCTTCCTTAAAAACCTTTCAAGCTAATCATCGGACTTCTCAAACAATTTTAGGAGATTTGCGGGAAATTACAGTTGAATTAATTCAAGAAAAAATAGGTAATCAAACCATCGATTTAATTTGCGGGGGGCCACCTTGTCAGGGGTTTTCAACCATTGGGACTAATGATAAACAAGATCACCGCAATTTTCTGTTTTTTGAGTTTTTGCGGATGGTAAAAGCGTTTAAACCTAATTTTATTATTCTGGAAAATGTTACAGGTTTATTATCAAAACGGAATGAAAGTACATTAGCATTGATAATTAACAGTTTTAATCAATTGGGTTATACTGTAGATGTTAAGGTTTTATCGGCTCATCATTATGGTGTTCCTCAAGCCAGACGACGAACAATTTTATTAGGAAATCGTTTTGGAGTTAATAACATTTATCCTGAAAAAAAATTTAAAGATTCTGAAAAAGATCCTGATTCTTTACCTTTACCTCATACAGTTGAATGGGCTTTTAACACTTTATTAGAGTTTGAAGGTCAAACCTTTAACCATGATTTGAAAACGGCTGAAATTAAAAATGAATTAGAACGAAAAAGAATTCATTATATCCCTGAAGGTCAAGGAATTCGTTATGAACGAGATCAATTAGCCTATCTTCCTCCTTCTTTATGGTATGATATAGATTGGAAAAATATTCGAGAAGAACGATTTCGAGAAACCAAATTAAAGCGTTTAGCTCGTTACTCCCATTCGGGTACAATTAATACGAATAAAACCACTTATTATCATCCCACAGAAGATCGTTATCTGACTCCCAGAGAAGCAGCCGCGATTCAATCTTTCCCATCTAATTATATTTTTTATGGGACATTATCTCAACAATGGCGACAAATTGGGAATGCAGTCCCTCCGTTATTAGCAGCATCGGTAGGAGAGGCTATTTTAAAGTTAGATAACTTGAAAAATATTTTAGAAAAATGTTATTCTATATCGGACTTTAAAACGGTTCGTTCTGATGCGTTTAATTATAGATTTAAGGAAAAAATAACCGAACAACAGCACTAA
- a CDS encoding glutathione S-transferase family protein, whose product MLLLQFSTSHYCRKARLALGYKGISYQVENLTPGLHTLKLKPLTGLTTVPVLLPQLEGQPQAIADSTRIFKYLEHHYPQPPLFLSDLQQQTQAALLEDWLDESIGTATRFIYYQFRSGEGKVIDPSLSSQLVIQVVRWQYQINSATVELAKTRLQTAFEVLAVWKHQPYLVGDQISIADLSAAALLSPLALIPEYREDYPWLFERIKEIHSLCQEPFPPGL is encoded by the coding sequence ATGCTCCTGTTGCAGTTTAGTACATCCCATTACTGTCGGAAGGCTCGTTTAGCCTTGGGCTACAAAGGGATTTCTTATCAAGTGGAAAATCTCACCCCTGGCCTTCATACTCTCAAACTAAAACCTTTAACGGGACTGACAACGGTTCCCGTTTTATTGCCTCAATTAGAGGGTCAACCCCAGGCTATTGCAGATTCTACTCGAATTTTTAAGTATTTAGAACACCATTATCCTCAACCCCCTTTATTTCTCAGTGATCTTCAGCAACAGACCCAAGCCGCCCTATTAGAAGATTGGTTAGATGAAAGTATTGGAACCGCGACTCGATTTATTTATTATCAATTTCGTTCTGGGGAAGGGAAAGTGATTGATCCCTCCCTATCGAGTCAATTGGTCATTCAAGTTGTCCGTTGGCAATATCAGATTAATTCAGCTACCGTTGAACTGGCTAAAACCCGCTTACAAACAGCCTTTGAAGTCTTAGCCGTTTGGAAACATCAGCCTTATTTAGTCGGGGATCAAATCAGTATCGCTGATCTCTCGGCTGCGGCACTTCTGAGCCCCCTAGCCTTGATCCCAGAGTATCGAGAGGATTACCCTTGGCTATTTGAACGGATCAAGGAAATTCACAGTCTTTGCCAAGAACCTTTCCCCCCAGGACTTTAG
- the glgX gene encoding glycogen debranching protein GlgX produces MNFDVLSGQSFPLGATVYPKGVNFCVFSKNCLAIELLLFDSPDAAVPTHIIPFDPKRNKTFYYWHIFVTGVKPGQIYGYRVYGLFEPELGYRFDPDKLLLDPYAKAIVNTENYSRVAASVPGNNFAQALKGVVVDNSTYDWEGDKPLELPYSQTIIYELHVGGFTRNPNSGISPEKRGTYAGLIEKIPYLKDLGITAVELLPIHQFDEQDAVPPRNNYWGYSTISFFAPHRQYSSCRDAFGPLDEFRDMVKALHKAGIEVILDVVYNHTAEGNEDGPTLSFRGLDNSMYYILEKENPAYYSNYSGCGNTIKANHEISGQLIIDSLRYWVSEMHVDGFRFDLASILSRDKEGNPIDDAPILWIIKSDPVLAGAKLIVEAWDAGGLYQVGSLAGDRFGEWNGQFRDDVRRFVKGDEEQVEKLAYRIMGSPDIYPHPDREVHCSVNFVTCHDGFTLNDLVCYNEKHNEANGEKNRDGSDCNFSWNCGIEGPTDDLYIQALRLQQIKNLWVILLLSQGTPMLLMGDEVCRTQFGNNNAYCQDNELGWFDWSDVGKHPDVLRFVKSLIRFKKELHLFQLDDVLEVDIESDLPYIMWHGVRLGKPDLNENSRSIACSLYHPEKGEYLHIMLNAYWEPLKFQIPPLSKNERWHRLVDTALVVPNDISSLSVAPPISVKYYHVSPRSAVVLMAQSLR; encoded by the coding sequence ATGAATTTTGATGTCTTATCCGGTCAAAGTTTCCCCTTGGGGGCTACCGTTTATCCCAAGGGGGTGAATTTTTGCGTTTTTTCTAAAAATTGTCTTGCTATAGAATTATTATTGTTTGATAGCCCGGACGCGGCTGTACCCACTCATATTATTCCCTTTGATCCCAAACGAAATAAAACCTTTTATTATTGGCATATTTTTGTTACGGGGGTTAAACCTGGACAAATTTATGGCTATCGAGTTTATGGCTTATTTGAACCGGAGTTAGGATATCGATTTGACCCCGATAAACTGTTGTTAGATCCCTATGCAAAAGCCATTGTTAATACAGAAAATTATAGTCGAGTTGCTGCTTCGGTTCCTGGGAATAATTTTGCCCAAGCTTTAAAGGGTGTTGTAGTTGATAATAGCACCTATGATTGGGAAGGAGATAAACCTTTAGAATTACCTTACTCCCAAACGATTATTTATGAACTTCATGTCGGTGGTTTTACCCGCAATCCTAATTCAGGAATTTCTCCTGAAAAACGGGGAACTTATGCTGGATTAATTGAAAAAATACCTTATTTAAAAGATTTAGGAATTACAGCCGTTGAATTATTACCCATTCATCAATTTGATGAACAGGATGCCGTTCCTCCTCGTAATAATTATTGGGGATATAGTACCATTTCATTTTTTGCCCCCCATCGACAATATAGTTCTTGTCGGGATGCCTTTGGCCCCTTAGATGAATTTCGAGATATGGTGAAGGCACTGCATAAAGCTGGAATTGAAGTGATTTTAGATGTGGTTTATAACCATACGGCTGAAGGCAATGAAGACGGGCCGACGTTATCCTTTCGAGGATTGGATAACAGTATGTATTATATTTTAGAAAAAGAGAATCCGGCTTATTATAGTAATTATAGTGGCTGTGGTAATACGATTAAAGCCAATCATGAAATTTCAGGACAATTAATTATTGATAGCCTACGATATTGGGTTTCAGAAATGCACGTCGATGGATTTCGCTTTGATTTAGCTTCGATTTTATCACGAGATAAAGAAGGAAATCCCATTGATGATGCTCCGATTTTATGGATTATTAAATCTGACCCCGTATTAGCCGGAGCTAAATTAATTGTTGAAGCTTGGGATGCAGGAGGATTATATCAAGTTGGGTCTTTAGCAGGCGATCGCTTTGGAGAATGGAATGGACAATTTAGAGATGATGTTCGCCGTTTTGTTAAAGGAGATGAAGAACAAGTTGAAAAGTTAGCCTATCGGATTATGGGGAGTCCTGATATTTATCCCCATCCTGATCGAGAAGTGCATTGTAGCGTTAATTTTGTCACCTGTCATGATGGCTTTACTTTAAATGATTTAGTGTGTTATAATGAAAAACATAATGAAGCTAATGGCGAAAAAAATAGAGACGGTTCCGACTGTAATTTTAGCTGGAATTGTGGCATTGAAGGGCCAACGGATGACTTATATATTCAAGCGTTACGCCTACAACAAATTAAAAACCTTTGGGTGATCTTATTACTGTCTCAAGGAACCCCGATGTTATTAATGGGGGATGAAGTTTGCCGCACCCAATTCGGAAATAATAACGCCTACTGTCAAGATAATGAATTAGGATGGTTTGATTGGAGCGATGTGGGCAAACATCCTGATGTTTTACGGTTTGTAAAGAGTTTAATTCGCTTTAAAAAAGAACTCCATCTTTTTCAATTAGATGATGTTTTAGAAGTGGATATTGAGAGCGATTTGCCTTATATTATGTGGCATGGAGTTCGCCTGGGAAAACCAGATTTAAACGAAAACTCTCGCAGTATTGCTTGTAGTTTATATCATCCCGAAAAAGGTGAATATCTACATATTATGTTAAATGCCTATTGGGAACCCTTAAAATTTCAAATTCCTCCTCTGTCTAAAAATGAACGTTGGCATCGTCTCGTTGACACCGCTTTAGTCGTTCCCAACGATATTAGTAGTTTAAGCGTGGCTCCTCCCATTTCGGTAAAATACTATCACGTTAGTCCTCGTTCTGCCGTTGTTTTAATGGCTCAATCGTTGAGATGA